From a region of the Deinococcus terrestris genome:
- a CDS encoding site-2 protease family protein, which produces MGLLNLLTDSPLAFVIIAAALALSLTVHEFAHAWTADRLGDPTPRRFGRVTLNPVKHLDPFGTLLLLIAGFGFARPVPINPNNLGRWGTLWATAAGPLSNLLIALLCVVLLAVLPSSGVLGVILLTVLSVNIVLAIFNLIPIPLLDGSRILGALVPSLGRSLAQFEAQPFSFLIVMLFIFLAREPIGQIIGTVQRWVLGFVGF; this is translated from the coding sequence ATGGGCCTCCTGAATCTCCTGACCGACAGTCCACTCGCGTTTGTGATTATCGCTGCCGCGCTCGCGCTGTCACTGACCGTTCACGAGTTCGCCCACGCCTGGACCGCCGACCGGCTGGGCGACCCCACCCCGAGGCGCTTCGGGCGGGTCACCCTCAACCCGGTCAAGCATCTGGACCCCTTCGGCACGCTGCTGCTGCTGATCGCCGGATTCGGGTTCGCCCGGCCCGTGCCCATCAACCCGAACAACCTGGGGCGTTGGGGCACCCTGTGGGCGACCGCCGCCGGACCCCTCAGCAACCTCCTGATCGCGCTGCTGTGCGTGGTGCTGCTCGCGGTGCTGCCCAGCAGCGGCGTGCTGGGGGTCATCCTGCTGACGGTCCTGAGCGTCAATATCGTGCTGGCGATCTTCAACCTGATCCCGATTCCGCTGCTGGACGGCAGCCGCATCCTGGGGGCGCTGGTGCCCTCGCTGGGGCGCAGCCTCGCGCAGTTCGAGGCCCAGCCCTTCTCGTTCCTGATCGTGATGCTGTTTATTTTCCTGGCCCGTGAACCCATCGGGCAGATCATCGGGACGGTGCAGCGCTGGGTGCTGGGGTTTGTCGGCTTCTGA
- a CDS encoding CCA tRNA nucleotidyltransferase: MTASPMALGAQVWDRLRPDDREWLCSLAREAGPGARVALVGGAVRDALLGGTPLDLDVAVEGRAAGALAAASGLPAVVHPAFGNAAVTLPDGRHADLVRARRETYPVPGANPLPLPGTLEDDLARRDFGLNALGLEVPPEGAPRLLDVTGGLDDLRTRVLRPLHPRSLYEDASRLVRGARLAGRLELEAHPELRRQVPEALDMSGQTPRLWAELRLLLQEPKPGKAARALTAWGAGELLPAGAAERLEALDARRDAGDDLSPTAYAAALLSAAPDPAAWAGRLGLGEKPGALLARALGDTPASPGSPEATLRALLRPEAYAGLSGRDVVARGVVPGPAVGAALAHLAALRRAGKVHSRSEEEAALTAYLGEPGPTPSPG; encoded by the coding sequence ATGACCGCCTCCCCCATGGCCCTGGGTGCCCAGGTCTGGGACCGCCTGCGCCCCGACGACCGCGAGTGGCTGTGCTCGCTTGCGCGGGAGGCGGGGCCGGGAGCGCGGGTCGCCCTGGTGGGCGGGGCGGTGCGCGACGCGCTGCTGGGCGGCACTCCCCTCGACCTCGACGTGGCGGTGGAGGGGAGGGCCGCGGGCGCTCTCGCGGCGGCGAGTGGTCTGCCCGCCGTCGTTCATCCCGCCTTCGGCAACGCGGCGGTGACCCTGCCAGACGGCCGACACGCCGACCTCGTGCGGGCGCGGCGTGAGACGTACCCGGTGCCCGGCGCGAACCCGTTGCCCCTGCCCGGCACCCTGGAAGACGACCTCGCCCGGCGCGACTTCGGGCTGAACGCGCTGGGGCTGGAGGTGCCTCCGGAGGGAGCGCCCCGCCTGCTCGACGTGACGGGCGGCCTGGATGACCTGCGGACGCGGGTGCTGCGGCCCCTGCACCCCCGTTCGCTGTACGAGGATGCCAGCCGCCTGGTCCGAGGGGCACGGCTGGCGGGGCGGCTGGAGTTGGAGGCGCACCCCGAGTTGCGGCGGCAGGTGCCCGAAGCGCTCGACATGTCCGGGCAGACGCCCCGCCTGTGGGCCGAGCTGCGGCTCTTACTTCAGGAACCCAAGCCAGGAAAGGCCGCCCGCGCACTGACGGCGTGGGGAGCTGGAGAATTGCTGCCCGCTGGAGCCGCCGAGCGGCTGGAAGCCCTGGACGCCCGGCGGGACGCGGGAGACGACCTCTCCCCCACCGCCTACGCGGCGGCCCTGCTCTCGGCGGCGCCGGATCCGGCGGCGTGGGCTGGGCGGCTGGGCCTGGGCGAGAAACCGGGGGCCTTGCTGGCGCGGGCGCTGGGAGACACTCCAGCCTCCCCCGGCAGCCCGGAGGCCACCCTGCGGGCCCTACTGCGCCCGGAAGCGTACGCGGGCCTGAGTGGGCGGGACGTGGTGGCGCGGGGGGTCGTGCCTGGCCCGGCGGTGGGAGCAGCCCTCGCGCATCTGGCCGCGCTGCGCCGGGCGGGGAAGGTGCACTCGCGGTCGGAGGAGGAAGCCGCGCTGACCGCCTATCTCGGGGAGCCGGGCCCCACTCCGTCACCGGGCTGA
- a CDS encoding YqhA family protein → MPSARNSRGPERGASGSSKREWFSEIIGRTRFVVLIAVIAVLLVSFSLFLQGTLLALNTIYETWRDMFTQGVASQSGTLAVEFLEVVGTMLKAVVFYLIGIGLYSLFIRPLNLTSALGVESLADLEQKVVSVVIVILGVTFLEHFIRWEKPLDTLYFAGALALAGGALVLFQQVHKGSGGDLQQPQAKLRARRELFEHDHEQREIKEQDVQRAERATEAKAEGRVPIDSGGE, encoded by the coding sequence ATGCCTTCTGCCAGAAACAGTCGTGGCCCCGAGCGCGGCGCTTCCGGGTCCTCCAAGCGCGAGTGGTTCAGCGAGATTATCGGGCGGACCCGCTTCGTCGTCTTGATCGCGGTGATCGCCGTGTTGCTCGTGTCGTTCAGTCTCTTTCTTCAGGGCACGCTGCTCGCGCTGAACACCATCTACGAGACCTGGCGCGACATGTTCACCCAGGGCGTCGCGAGTCAGTCGGGCACGCTGGCGGTCGAGTTTCTGGAGGTCGTGGGCACCATGCTCAAGGCGGTCGTGTTCTACCTGATCGGGATCGGGCTGTACTCGCTCTTCATCCGGCCCCTGAACCTCACCTCCGCGCTCGGAGTCGAGAGTCTGGCCGACCTCGAGCAGAAGGTGGTGTCGGTGGTGATCGTGATCCTGGGCGTGACTTTCCTGGAGCATTTCATCCGCTGGGAAAAGCCGCTCGACACGCTGTATTTCGCGGGTGCTCTGGCGCTGGCTGGCGGCGCGCTGGTGCTGTTTCAGCAGGTGCACAAGGGCAGCGGCGGCGACTTGCAGCAGCCGCAGGCCAAGCTGCGCGCGCGGCGCGAACTGTTCGAGCACGACCACGAGCAGCGCGAGATCAAGGAGCAGGACGTGCAGCGGGCCGAGCGCGCCACCGAAGCCAAGGCCGAGGGCCGCGTTCCTATCGACAGCGGCGGCGAGTAG
- the hslO gene encoding Hsp33 family molecular chaperone HslO: MTSEAYTASFVLRGTAAGGTLRLVGIDATQLVEEARVRHSLSKTATAALGRTLAASALLAVVLGKKPDSRVTVRVQGGGPVGWIVAEGSADGRVRGYVREPSADLPLRESDGKLDVRGIVGVDGELAVTRLLDNGEPYTGSAQLVSGEIAEDVSAYLCVSEQIPNAVLLGVYEEGGRVYRAGGLLVQAMPGVTDETLARLEANIRGMGQLTDHLRRGSLLETMQTAAGGLDLVLAAAAQPARFQCRCSRDKALDSLKFFAPGERQEMRDEGGQEVVCHWCGEHYQITPGEIASLDAETARAQA; the protein is encoded by the coding sequence ATGACTTCCGAGGCGTATACAGCATCGTTCGTGCTGCGCGGTACGGCGGCGGGGGGCACCCTGCGGCTGGTCGGCATTGACGCGACGCAACTGGTGGAGGAGGCGCGGGTGCGCCATAGCCTGAGCAAGACCGCGACTGCCGCGCTGGGGCGCACGCTGGCAGCTTCTGCGCTGCTGGCGGTGGTGCTGGGCAAGAAGCCCGACAGCCGGGTGACCGTGCGGGTGCAGGGGGGCGGTCCGGTGGGCTGGATCGTGGCCGAGGGCAGCGCGGACGGCCGGGTGCGTGGCTACGTGCGCGAGCCGAGCGCGGACCTGCCCCTGCGTGAGTCCGACGGCAAGCTGGACGTGCGCGGCATCGTGGGTGTAGACGGCGAACTGGCCGTGACCCGGCTCCTGGACAACGGCGAGCCGTACACGGGCAGCGCCCAGCTGGTCAGCGGCGAGATTGCCGAGGACGTGAGCGCGTACCTGTGCGTCTCCGAGCAGATTCCCAACGCGGTGCTGCTGGGCGTGTACGAGGAAGGCGGGCGGGTCTACCGCGCGGGCGGGCTGCTGGTGCAGGCGATGCCTGGCGTGACCGACGAGACGCTGGCACGGCTGGAGGCCAACATCCGCGGAATGGGCCAGCTTACCGATCACCTGCGCCGGGGCAGCCTGCTGGAAACCATGCAGACGGCGGCAGGGGGCCTTGACCTCGTGCTGGCGGCGGCGGCGCAGCCTGCCCGCTTCCAGTGCCGCTGCTCGCGGGACAAGGCGCTCGACAGCCTGAAGTTCTTTGCGCCGGGCGAGCGCCAGGAGATGCGCGACGAGGGCGGGCAGGAGGTCGTGTGCCACTGGTGCGGCGAGCACTACCAGATCACCCCCGGCGAGATCGCCAGCCTCGACGCGGAGACGGCGCGGGCGCAGGCCTGA
- the guaB gene encoding IMP dehydrogenase — protein MSAPLMPTQPSPAAHEDRYAYKFGQEGITFDDVLLQPRHSTVLPHEVSVETQLTRRVRLNIPFVSAAMDTVTETAMAVAMAREGGLGILHKNMGIDAQAEMVRKVKRSESGMIVDPITLPPSASVADADRLMAEYKISGVPITDPAGKLLGIITNRDMRFVEDLSLPVADVMTRGDLVTVPVGTTLEQAQEIFKRHRIEKLLVTDPEGFLKGLITIKDLTKRVKYPRAAKDDLGRLRVGAAIGVGADLMDRAGALVAAGADVLVLDSAHGHSQGILNALTRVKENYDVDVIAGNVATRTGARDLIAAGADAVKVGIGPGSICTTRVVTGVGVPQITAIFEASAAAMEAGIPVIADGGIKQTGDVPKAIAAGAGAVMMGSMLAGTDEAPGETILRDGRRYKSYRGMGSLGAMDQGSADRYFQGGSRKFVPEGIEGIVAYKGTAGEVLYQFVGGLKSSMGYCGAPDLQTLRDSAQFVRITGASLVESHPHGVTITKEAPNYGGR, from the coding sequence ATGAGTGCCCCCCTCATGCCCACCCAGCCGTCCCCGGCCGCCCACGAGGACCGCTACGCCTACAAGTTCGGCCAGGAAGGCATCACCTTCGACGACGTGCTGCTCCAGCCCCGGCACTCCACCGTCTTGCCGCACGAGGTCAGCGTGGAGACGCAGCTCACCCGGCGGGTGCGGCTGAACATTCCCTTCGTGTCGGCGGCGATGGACACCGTGACCGAGACGGCGATGGCCGTGGCGATGGCGCGTGAGGGCGGCCTGGGCATCCTCCACAAGAATATGGGCATCGACGCCCAGGCCGAGATGGTCCGCAAGGTCAAGCGCAGTGAGAGCGGCATGATCGTGGACCCCATCACCCTGCCGCCCTCGGCGAGCGTGGCCGACGCCGACCGCCTGATGGCGGAATACAAGATCAGCGGCGTGCCGATCACCGATCCGGCGGGCAAGCTGCTAGGCATCATCACCAACCGCGACATGCGCTTTGTCGAAGACCTGAGCCTGCCCGTCGCGGACGTGATGACCCGCGGGGACCTCGTCACCGTGCCGGTGGGCACCACGCTGGAGCAGGCTCAGGAGATCTTCAAGCGCCACCGCATCGAGAAGCTGCTGGTCACCGACCCGGAGGGCTTCTTGAAGGGCCTGATCACCATCAAGGACCTCACCAAGCGGGTGAAGTACCCGCGCGCGGCGAAAGACGACCTCGGGCGGCTGCGGGTGGGCGCGGCCATCGGGGTGGGCGCCGACCTGATGGACCGCGCGGGGGCACTCGTCGCGGCGGGCGCCGACGTCCTTGTGCTCGACAGCGCCCACGGCCACAGCCAGGGCATCCTGAACGCACTGACGCGGGTCAAGGAAAATTACGATGTGGACGTGATCGCGGGAAACGTGGCGACCCGCACCGGAGCGCGGGACCTGATCGCGGCGGGGGCCGACGCGGTGAAGGTCGGAATCGGGCCGGGCAGCATCTGCACCACCCGCGTCGTCACAGGCGTCGGGGTCCCGCAGATCACCGCCATTTTCGAGGCGTCGGCGGCGGCAATGGAGGCGGGCATTCCGGTGATCGCCGACGGGGGCATCAAGCAGACGGGCGACGTGCCCAAGGCCATCGCGGCGGGCGCGGGCGCGGTGATGATGGGTTCGATGCTCGCCGGAACCGACGAGGCCCCCGGCGAGACGATCTTGCGTGACGGGCGGCGCTACAAGTCCTACCGGGGCATGGGCAGCCTGGGCGCCATGGACCAGGGCAGCGCCGACCGCTATTTCCAGGGCGGCAGCCGCAAGTTCGTGCCCGAAGGCATCGAGGGCATCGTCGCGTACAAGGGCACGGCGGGCGAGGTGCTCTACCAGTTCGTCGGCGGCCTGAAAAGCTCGATGGGCTACTGCGGCGCGCCCGATCTCCAGACGCTGCGCGACAGTGCGCAGTTCGTGCGGATCACCGGCGCGAGCCTCGTCGAGAGCCATCCGCACGGCGTGACAATCACCAAAGAAGCCCCGAACTACGGCGGACGCTGA
- a CDS encoding ABC transporter substrate-binding protein → MTNADSRFRRPLGLIALTTLALTLAACDDNTETNTATESGTTATTEGSGTEGSGETASTGTGGTSSGGNRDVLVVQESADIPTLDPGTTYDTGSGQAVENLYETLVTYQGSSLTELAPLLATEWNVANGGTEYRFTLRDGVQFHTGNEFTCADAEYTFRRNLVTNTSDSGNWFLSESLLGTGSNANDDDSITWDKISTAVRCDGETLVFTLPRTDPAFLSKLAYTGQSIVDSAHAKEIGEWDGTEATWREAVGKDLTNSPLSQQPSGTGAYKFVSKDATAFRAEAFENYWGDKASIQNVLIQIVPEQAARLQAFLRGDADMVETGGRAIIEEQLRGKPGVAVLDNLPDISAFGISMNQDIKGTDLLGSGELDGEGIPANFFSDVNVRRGFLAAFDVQTYIDEVQNGVGQPRNFLLPETFPGYNSEVEAPGFDLEAAREAFEQAWGGQVWENGFVINATYRAGSVAAQTGMELLKRNIESLNPKFRVNLQSKQWSEILEDGNRGEEIMIITGWAPDYADPDNFVHTFYHSEGYYQPRLNFKDDQIDTWIDEARATSDAEQRDTLYTQVAERARDQAYYVLMPSNPGILAYRDNIQGISEEAYNPMLAFARAGTYWKNLSKN, encoded by the coding sequence ATGACCAACGCCGATTCCCGTTTCCGCCGCCCCCTGGGGCTGATCGCCCTGACCACCCTGGCGCTGACCCTCGCGGCCTGCGACGACAACACCGAGACCAACACCGCCACCGAGAGCGGCACGACCGCCACCACCGAAGGCAGCGGCACGGAGGGCTCCGGCGAGACTGCCTCCACCGGGACTGGCGGCACCTCCTCGGGCGGCAACCGCGACGTGCTGGTGGTGCAGGAAAGCGCCGACATCCCCACGCTGGACCCCGGCACCACCTACGACACGGGCAGTGGGCAGGCCGTGGAGAACCTCTACGAGACGCTGGTCACCTACCAGGGCAGCAGCCTGACCGAACTCGCGCCGCTGCTGGCGACCGAATGGAATGTGGCCAACGGGGGCACCGAGTACCGCTTCACCCTGCGCGACGGCGTGCAGTTCCACACCGGGAACGAGTTCACCTGCGCCGACGCCGAGTACACCTTCCGCCGCAACCTGGTGACCAACACCAGCGACAGCGGCAACTGGTTCCTCTCGGAGAGTCTGCTGGGCACCGGGTCCAACGCCAACGACGACGACTCGATCACCTGGGACAAGATCAGCACGGCCGTGCGCTGCGACGGCGAGACCCTGGTCTTCACGCTGCCCCGCACGGACCCCGCGTTCCTGTCCAAGCTGGCCTATACCGGCCAGAGCATCGTGGACTCAGCGCACGCCAAGGAAATTGGCGAATGGGACGGCACCGAGGCCACCTGGCGCGAGGCTGTGGGCAAGGACCTGACCAACAGCCCGCTCTCGCAGCAGCCCAGCGGCACCGGGGCCTACAAGTTCGTGAGCAAGGACGCGACCGCCTTCCGCGCCGAGGCCTTTGAGAATTACTGGGGCGACAAGGCCAGCATCCAGAACGTGCTGATCCAGATCGTGCCCGAGCAGGCCGCCCGCCTCCAGGCCTTCCTCCGCGGCGACGCCGACATGGTCGAGACCGGGGGCCGCGCCATCATCGAAGAGCAGCTCCGGGGCAAGCCCGGCGTGGCGGTGCTGGACAACCTGCCGGACATCAGCGCCTTTGGCATCTCGATGAACCAGGACATCAAGGGCACGGACCTGCTGGGCAGCGGCGAGCTTGACGGCGAGGGCATCCCCGCCAACTTCTTCAGCGACGTGAACGTGCGCCGGGGCTTCCTGGCCGCCTTCGACGTGCAGACCTATATCGACGAGGTCCAGAACGGCGTGGGCCAGCCCCGCAATTTCCTGCTGCCCGAGACCTTCCCCGGCTACAACTCCGAGGTGGAGGCCCCAGGGTTTGACCTTGAGGCGGCCCGCGAGGCCTTTGAGCAGGCCTGGGGCGGTCAGGTCTGGGAAAACGGTTTCGTGATCAACGCTACCTACCGCGCGGGCAGCGTGGCGGCCCAGACCGGGATGGAACTGCTCAAGCGCAACATCGAGTCGCTGAACCCCAAGTTCCGGGTCAACCTCCAGTCCAAGCAGTGGAGCGAGATTCTGGAAGACGGCAACCGGGGCGAGGAAATCATGATCATCACCGGCTGGGCGCCCGACTACGCCGACCCGGACAACTTCGTGCACACCTTCTACCACAGTGAGGGCTACTACCAGCCCCGGCTGAACTTCAAAGACGACCAGATCGACACCTGGATCGACGAGGCCCGCGCCACCAGCGACGCCGAGCAGCGCGACACGCTCTACACCCAGGTGGCCGAGCGTGCCCGCGACCAGGCCTACTACGTCCTGATGCCCAGCAACCCCGGCATCCTGGCCTACCGCGACAACATCCAGGGCATCAGCGAGGAAGCCTACAACCCGATGCTGGCCTTTGCCCGCGCCGGAACGTACTGGAAGAACCTCAGCAAGAACTGA
- a CDS encoding response regulator codes for MHDADSPAAPARPITLLLVDDHPVVRKGTRELLEGEADLHVVGEADSGEDAVHKARELRPDVILMDVSMPGMNGIEATRAIKAFLPGVGVLVLTSYDDDAYVFALLEAGAAGYLLKNTSEDDLLGAVRAVAAGESALHPSVARKVLERFSTQQTPTPPEDALSPRELEVLRVAATGRTNKEIARDLDISPRTVQVHLANIFSKLDVGSRTEAVLYGIKRGWIDPKTL; via the coding sequence ATGCACGACGCCGACTCTCCCGCCGCCCCCGCGCGGCCCATCACCCTGCTGCTGGTCGACGACCACCCGGTCGTGCGCAAGGGCACCCGCGAACTGCTGGAGGGAGAAGCCGACCTGCACGTCGTGGGCGAGGCCGACAGCGGCGAGGACGCGGTGCACAAGGCCCGCGAACTGCGCCCCGACGTGATCCTGATGGACGTGTCCATGCCCGGCATGAACGGCATCGAGGCCACCCGCGCCATCAAGGCCTTCTTGCCCGGCGTGGGAGTCCTCGTCCTGACGAGTTACGACGACGACGCCTACGTCTTCGCGCTGCTGGAAGCAGGGGCGGCCGGATATCTGCTGAAAAACACCTCTGAAGATGACCTCCTCGGCGCGGTGCGGGCGGTCGCAGCGGGAGAGAGTGCGCTGCACCCCTCGGTCGCCCGCAAGGTGCTGGAGCGCTTCAGCACCCAGCAGACGCCCACCCCACCGGAGGATGCGCTCAGTCCCCGCGAACTGGAGGTGTTGCGGGTGGCCGCCACCGGGCGAACGAACAAGGAAATCGCCCGCGACCTCGACATCAGCCCGCGCACGGTGCAGGTGCACCTCGCCAACATCTTTTCCAAGCTGGATGTGGGCAGCCGCACCGAGGCGGTGCTGTACGGCATCAAGCGGGGGTGGATCGATCCGAAGACGCTGTGA
- the trhA gene encoding PAQR family membrane homeostasis protein TrhA — MKRLLTAPREPVNALTHWAGVIGALLLLGPLLGWAQARGLARWPFVVFGLSMVALYAASASYHSFRPGERGLLWLRKLDHAGIFLLIAGSYTPVAYFGLEGVWRDAVLWLVWGIAGAGVLLKLLTMRLPRWVSTLLYVGMGWLALLFLPQLALSLPGAALFWLAAGGVLYSIGAVIYGTKRWNPRPGVFGFHEIWHLFVLGGTGAHVAMMFHLR; from the coding sequence ATGAAGCGCCTGCTCACTGCCCCACGCGAGCCGGTCAACGCCCTGACCCACTGGGCCGGCGTGATCGGTGCGCTGCTGCTGCTTGGGCCGCTGCTGGGGTGGGCGCAGGCGCGGGGGCTGGCGCGGTGGCCTTTCGTGGTGTTCGGGCTGAGCATGGTGGCGCTGTACGCGGCCTCGGCCAGCTACCACTCGTTTCGCCCCGGCGAGCGCGGGCTGCTGTGGCTGCGCAAGCTCGACCACGCGGGCATCTTCCTGTTGATCGCCGGAAGCTACACCCCGGTCGCCTACTTCGGGCTGGAGGGCGTGTGGCGGGACGCCGTGCTGTGGCTGGTGTGGGGCATCGCGGGGGCGGGGGTGTTGCTCAAGCTGCTTACCATGCGGCTGCCGCGCTGGGTCAGCACGCTGCTGTACGTGGGGATGGGCTGGCTGGCGCTGCTGTTTTTGCCGCAACTCGCCCTTTCCCTGCCCGGCGCGGCCCTCTTCTGGCTGGCGGCGGGGGGCGTGCTGTACTCGATCGGCGCGGTGATTTACGGGACCAAGCGCTGGAATCCCCGCCCCGGCGTCTTCGGCTTCCACGAGATCTGGCACCTGTTTGTGCTGGGCGGCACCGGGGCGCATGTGGCGATGATGTTCCACCTGCGCTGA
- a CDS encoding S1C family serine protease — MKNRLPAVLLVLVGLGLGATLLRDQVPVSGAQPPAAEESAPAAEAGARLQNERNTMDIVRRYEPGLVYINTAQEVVQDFGWLFGTQTQVQQGVGSGFFVNDSGDILTNYHVIAGEGARGTADRITVRVMNGEEAVPAEVIGTAPQYDLALIRAPGLARDLIRPIPLGDSDALAVGQKAVAMGAPFGLEFSVTEGIVSSNDRQIPIGFSGTGTGQGITQRAIQTDAAINPGNSGGPLLDSSGRVIGINTQIATGGSQQSAGVGFAIPVNAAKALLPRLQQAGGGEVRAPRLGITAGLIVQVPGQAIPVGLSALTEEGRQQLGLPGRGLVVGQVEPGSPAARAGLRGGEREQEFPGGAVLLGGDVIVAAEGEPVDAIEDLQAALLDENEGDTVTLRVWRGGQERDLNVTLDASAFE; from the coding sequence ATGAAAAACCGCCTCCCCGCCGTCTTGCTGGTGCTCGTGGGCCTGGGTCTGGGGGCCACCCTGCTGCGCGATCAGGTGCCGGTGTCCGGCGCCCAGCCACCCGCCGCCGAGGAGTCTGCCCCAGCGGCCGAAGCGGGCGCCCGGCTCCAGAACGAGCGCAACACCATGGACATCGTGCGGCGGTACGAGCCGGGGCTGGTCTACATCAACACCGCGCAGGAGGTCGTGCAGGATTTCGGCTGGCTGTTCGGCACCCAGACGCAGGTGCAGCAGGGCGTGGGCAGCGGCTTTTTCGTGAACGACTCGGGCGACATCCTGACCAACTACCACGTGATCGCGGGCGAGGGGGCGCGGGGCACCGCCGACCGCATCACCGTCCGGGTGATGAACGGCGAGGAAGCCGTGCCCGCCGAGGTGATCGGCACCGCCCCGCAGTACGACCTCGCGCTGATCCGGGCGCCTGGGCTGGCCCGTGACCTGATCCGCCCCATTCCGCTGGGCGACAGCGACGCGCTGGCGGTCGGGCAAAAGGCTGTGGCCATGGGGGCGCCCTTCGGGCTGGAATTCAGCGTGACTGAGGGCATCGTGAGCAGCAACGATCGCCAGATTCCCATCGGCTTTTCCGGCACGGGCACCGGGCAGGGGATCACCCAGCGGGCGATTCAGACCGACGCGGCGATCAACCCCGGCAACTCGGGTGGCCCGCTGCTGGATTCCTCCGGGCGGGTGATCGGCATCAACACCCAGATTGCCACCGGGGGCAGCCAGCAAAGCGCCGGGGTGGGCTTCGCCATTCCGGTGAATGCCGCCAAGGCCCTGCTGCCCCGGCTGCAACAGGCGGGCGGCGGCGAGGTCAGGGCTCCCCGGCTGGGGATCACGGCGGGGCTGATCGTGCAGGTGCCCGGTCAGGCGATCCCCGTCGGGTTGAGTGCCCTGACCGAGGAGGGACGGCAGCAGCTCGGCCTGCCTGGGCGCGGGCTGGTGGTGGGCCAGGTTGAGCCCGGCTCCCCGGCGGCGCGGGCGGGCCTGCGCGGCGGCGAGCGCGAACAGGAGTTTCCCGGCGGCGCGGTGCTGCTGGGCGGGGACGTGATCGTGGCCGCCGAGGGAGAGCCGGTCGACGCCATAGAAGACCTGCAAGCCGCCCTGCTGGACGAGAACGAGGGCGATACCGTCACCCTGCGCGTCTGGCGCGGCGGCCAGGAACGCGACCTGAACGTCACCCTCGACGCCTCCGCCTTCGAGTGA